In Flagellatimonas centrodinii, a single window of DNA contains:
- a CDS encoding GNAT family N-acetyltransferase, with protein sequence MTAPLSRLPAPYHLHRLTGAALTPWLDAVAALRITVFRDWPYLYEGDLGYERDYLARYRDCPRAIVGLVECEGRPVGATTGLPLTDAAPEMQAPFHASGIDLAPWFYCGESVLLPTARGQGIGRAFFELREAHARALGLTHSTFCAVERHDNHPLKPAAYRGNDRLWQGRGYQRQPGLQCRYRWRDIGADTEDDKQLTFWTRSL encoded by the coding sequence ATGACCGCACCCCTGTCCCGGCTGCCAGCCCCCTACCACCTGCACCGCCTGACCGGCGCCGCCCTGACGCCCTGGCTCGACGCGGTGGCGGCATTGCGCATCACCGTGTTCCGGGACTGGCCCTATCTCTATGAAGGCGATCTGGGGTACGAGCGCGACTACCTTGCCCGCTATCGCGACTGCCCGCGCGCGATCGTCGGGCTGGTGGAGTGTGAGGGACGTCCGGTCGGCGCCACCACGGGCCTGCCCCTGACCGACGCTGCGCCGGAGATGCAGGCGCCGTTTCATGCCAGCGGCATCGACTTGGCGCCCTGGTTCTACTGCGGCGAATCGGTGCTGCTTCCGACAGCCCGCGGACAGGGCATCGGGCGCGCCTTTTTTGAGCTGCGGGAGGCACATGCCCGGGCACTGGGTCTGACCCACAGCACCTTCTGCGCAGTGGAGCGACACGACAATCACCCCCTGAAGCCCGCCGCCTATCGCGGCAACGACCGACTCTGGCAGGGGCGTGGCTACCAGCGTCAACCCGGATTGCAATGTCGCTACCGCTGGCGCGACATCGGCGCCGACACAGAGGACGACAAGCAACTCACCTTCTGGACCCGCAGCCTGTAG
- a CDS encoding cytochrome b — protein sequence MNTPTPRYTMIAITLHWGIALLIFGGFGLGQYMTELAFSPTKLKLFSWHKWVGVTVFALVMLRVLWRLSHVPPALPPETPVWQRRVAGATHGLLYGLMVLIPLSGWLYSSASGFQTVYFGVLPLPDLLARDEHLAGWLKWAHVSLNNLLAGLVILHVGAALKHQFVDRDGLLWRMLPGRSTTGE from the coding sequence ATGAATACCCCGACCCCGCGCTACACCATGATCGCGATAACCCTGCATTGGGGTATCGCCCTGTTGATCTTCGGTGGCTTCGGTCTCGGTCAATACATGACCGAGCTCGCATTTTCGCCGACCAAGCTGAAATTGTTCAGCTGGCACAAATGGGTGGGGGTCACGGTCTTTGCGCTGGTGATGTTGCGGGTGCTGTGGCGGCTGTCGCACGTACCACCCGCGCTGCCGCCGGAAACCCCGGTCTGGCAGCGTCGAGTGGCCGGGGCGACCCACGGATTGCTGTACGGGCTGATGGTGTTGATTCCGCTCAGCGGATGGTTGTACTCGTCGGCGTCCGGGTTTCAGACCGTGTACTTTGGGGTGTTGCCGCTGCCGGACCTGCTGGCCCGTGACGAGCACCTGGCAGGATGGCTGAAGTGGGCACATGTGTCGCTGAACAATCTGTTGGCCGGCTTGGTGATACTGCACGTGGGTGCAGCGCTGAAGCATCAGTTTGTTGATCGTGATGGCCTGCTGTGGCGCATGCTGCCGGGTCGTTCCACTACCGGAGAATGA
- a CDS encoding YceI family protein: MVSPFSFHRARWGAALGVLLTALSLQASTTAVVSGRSEVVATFKQMGVSVEGRFQRFEGDIRFDPAAPEAASAMLVIDTASFDLGLPDYNAEVRKPEWFDSAAHPQARFSADGLKPLGDQRFRADGTLTLKGKTTPLSADLTVTEGDGYRRFEGEVTIDRTHYGIGDDAWDGVVDDAVRVHFRIAQAFD; the protein is encoded by the coding sequence ATGGTTTCGCCTTTTTCCTTTCACCGCGCCCGCTGGGGCGCTGCGCTGGGTGTGCTGCTGACGGCGCTGTCGCTCCAGGCCAGCACCACCGCGGTGGTGTCGGGTCGCAGTGAAGTGGTGGCGACCTTCAAGCAGATGGGGGTGTCGGTGGAAGGCCGCTTTCAGCGGTTCGAGGGCGACATCCGGTTCGACCCGGCCGCCCCCGAAGCGGCCTCGGCGATGCTGGTGATCGACACCGCCAGCTTCGATCTCGGCCTGCCCGACTACAACGCAGAAGTACGCAAGCCCGAATGGTTCGACAGTGCTGCGCATCCGCAGGCCCGTTTCAGCGCTGACGGACTGAAGCCGCTCGGCGATCAGCGCTTCCGTGCGGACGGGACGCTGACGCTGAAGGGCAAAACGACCCCGCTCTCGGCCGACCTGACGGTGACCGAGGGCGACGGTTATCGACGGTTCGAGGGCGAAGTGACGATCGACCGCACCCATTACGGGATTGGTGACGACGCCTGGGACGGCGTTGTCGATGACGCCGTCCGGGTGCATTTCCGGATCGCCCAAGCGTTTGACTGA
- a CDS encoding YceI family protein, with the protein MKTLFSIVPAAALLSLSGVALAAPVNYTIEPSHTYPSFEAPHMGISWWRGKFNTTSGTVVLDREARTGEVNITIDAASVDFGHDKMNEHARDADFFNVAKYPTISYRGTIEFDDGEPDEVKGELTLLGETRPVVLEFESFKCIEHPFFKKEVCGADLEAEFNRADFGMSKYAEGAAGEVKLAIQVEALRND; encoded by the coding sequence ATGAAAACCCTTTTCTCGATCGTGCCCGCTGCCGCCCTGCTGAGCCTCAGTGGTGTTGCCCTGGCCGCCCCCGTGAACTACACCATCGAGCCGTCGCACACCTATCCCAGCTTCGAAGCGCCGCACATGGGCATCTCGTGGTGGCGGGGCAAGTTCAACACCACCAGCGGCACCGTGGTGCTCGACCGGGAGGCCCGCACCGGCGAGGTGAACATCACGATTGATGCCGCCAGTGTGGATTTCGGTCACGACAAGATGAACGAGCATGCGCGCGATGCCGACTTCTTCAATGTCGCCAAGTACCCCACCATCAGCTATCGCGGCACCATCGAGTTCGATGATGGTGAGCCGGACGAGGTCAAGGGCGAACTGACGCTGCTCGGCGAGACCCGGCCCGTGGTCCTGGAATTCGAAAGCTTCAAGTGCATCGAGCACCCGTTCTTCAAAAAGGAAGTCTGTGGGGCCGATCTCGAGGCCGAGTTCAATCGCGCCGATTTCGGCATGAGCAAGTACGCCGAGGGGGCCGCCGGTGAGGTGAAACTGGCGATCCAGGTCGAGGCCTTGCGCAACGATTGA
- a CDS encoding EAL domain-containing protein yields the protein MNRRFTRHIDAGEVLFDVGERGHEAFIVAAGAVEIVGTVGGERRRLARLGPNELFGEMALMGDQTRTAQAIACEPTTVYVIPHDTFSGCLHRADPLLRHLLRLTILRARAALRDDLASQLTPPDYETLQDDHLDAEREVVLQRLLIEQDLAEALDRDEFSLHYQPILRLADGDVTGFEALLRWRHPAHGAVSPAVFVPVAEASGQIVPMGHWIIDTAVAAAARIAARPGPTLTVALNLSIRQFDDPQLFPTIEAALARHQLAPDRLKLEITESLVMSNFDASRDLLRRCKDRGIGLSVDDFGTGYSSLSYLHQLPVDTLKLDRSFLSDVLTNPASLKIVRAVARLAADLGMQTVAEGVETTEQAEALKAIGIDCAQGFLYSRPAPLDQVLESLQSA from the coding sequence GTGAACCGACGCTTCACCCGGCACATTGATGCGGGCGAGGTGCTCTTTGATGTCGGCGAGCGGGGCCACGAGGCATTCATCGTCGCTGCGGGCGCCGTGGAGATCGTCGGCACGGTCGGCGGCGAGCGGCGCCGGTTGGCGCGACTGGGTCCCAATGAGCTGTTCGGCGAAATGGCCCTGATGGGGGACCAGACACGAACTGCGCAGGCCATCGCCTGCGAGCCAACAACCGTCTACGTCATCCCCCATGACACCTTCTCGGGCTGTCTCCACCGCGCCGATCCCCTGCTGCGTCACCTGCTGCGGCTGACCATTCTCCGCGCCCGTGCGGCCCTGCGCGACGATCTTGCGTCCCAGTTGACCCCGCCCGATTACGAGACCCTGCAGGACGATCACCTCGATGCCGAGCGCGAGGTGGTGCTGCAGCGTCTGTTGATCGAGCAGGATCTGGCGGAAGCGCTTGATCGCGACGAATTCTCCCTGCATTACCAGCCGATCCTGCGCTTGGCCGATGGCGACGTCACGGGTTTCGAGGCGCTGCTGCGTTGGCGGCATCCCGCCCATGGCGCCGTGTCGCCCGCGGTATTCGTGCCGGTGGCCGAGGCCAGTGGTCAGATCGTGCCGATGGGGCACTGGATTATTGACACCGCCGTGGCTGCCGCCGCCCGGATTGCGGCGCGGCCGGGGCCAACGCTGACGGTGGCGCTCAACCTGTCGATCCGGCAGTTCGATGACCCGCAGCTGTTTCCCACGATCGAGGCTGCCCTGGCCCGGCACCAGCTGGCGCCGGACCGCCTGAAGCTGGAGATCACCGAATCGTTGGTGATGAGCAACTTCGATGCCAGCCGTGACCTTCTGCGGCGCTGCAAGGATCGCGGGATCGGCTTGTCGGTTGATGATTTCGGGACCGGGTATTCGTCCCTTTCCTACCTTCACCAGCTTCCGGTCGACACGCTCAAGCTCGACCGCTCGTTCCTCAGTGACGTGCTGACCAACCCGGCGTCGCTGAAGATCGTCCGGGCAGTGGCGCGGCTGGCCGCAGATCTCGGGATGCAGACCGTGGCGGAGGGGGTGGAGACCACCGAGCAGGCGGAAGCCTTGAAGGCCATCGGTATCGACTGCGCCCAGGGTTTTCTCTACTCCCGGCCGGCGCCCCTTGATCAGGTGCTTGAAAGTCTGCAAAGCGCTTGA
- the infC gene encoding translation initiation factor IF-3 codes for MNIAQERDDRRNGEITAPRVRVIADDGEQVGIMLTRDAIAKAEADGLDLVEVSPNAEPPVCKIMDYGKYLYQKDKAAHAAKKKQKIIQIKEIKFRPTTDIGDYQNKMRQMRGFLEEGDKVKVTIRFRGREMAHQELGLQLMERVRNELEELAAVEQFPKMEGRQAVMMIAPRKR; via the coding sequence CTGAATATCGCTCAAGAACGTGATGACCGGCGCAACGGAGAAATCACCGCGCCGCGTGTACGGGTAATCGCAGACGATGGAGAACAGGTGGGCATCATGCTCACCCGGGATGCCATCGCCAAGGCAGAAGCGGATGGTCTCGACCTGGTCGAAGTCTCCCCCAATGCCGAGCCGCCCGTCTGCAAGATCATGGATTACGGCAAGTACCTTTATCAGAAGGACAAGGCCGCGCATGCTGCGAAGAAAAAGCAGAAGATCATCCAGATCAAGGAAATCAAGTTCCGTCCCACCACCGACATCGGCGACTATCAGAACAAGATGCGCCAGATGCGCGGTTTTCTGGAAGAGGGCGACAAGGTCAAGGTCACCATCCGCTTCCGCGGCCGCGAAATGGCGCATCAGGAGCTGGGTCTGCAGTTGATGGAGCGCGTTCGAAACGAGCTGGAGGAACTGGCTGCGGTTGAGCAGTTTCCGAAGATGGAAGGTCGTCAGGCGGTCATGATGATCGCGCCGCGCAAGCGCTGA
- the rpmI gene encoding 50S ribosomal protein L35 yields MPKIKTIKSAAKRFAKTGKGGFKRGHSHKRHILTKKSAKRIRQLRGPTQVAAVDVREVRQMLPYA; encoded by the coding sequence ATGCCCAAGATCAAAACGATCAAGAGTGCTGCGAAGCGCTTTGCCAAGACCGGCAAAGGCGGCTTCAAGCGCGGTCATTCCCACAAGCGCCACATCCTGACGAAGAAGTCTGCCAAGCGCATCCGCCAGCTGCGGGGGCCGACCCAGGTCGCCGCGGTGGATGTTCGGGAAGTCCGTCAGATGTTGCCGTACGCATAA
- the rplT gene encoding 50S ribosomal protein L20, producing the protein MARVKRGVTARARHKKVLNKAKGYYGARSRVFRVAKQAVIKAGQYAYRDRRVKKREFRALWIVRIGAASVENGLSYSRFINGLSKAGIGLDRKVLADLAIHDKPAFAQLVEKAKVALA; encoded by the coding sequence ATGGCACGAGTCAAACGTGGTGTAACGGCGCGCGCGCGTCACAAGAAGGTCCTCAACAAGGCGAAGGGCTACTATGGCGCCCGCTCACGCGTGTTCCGGGTTGCCAAGCAGGCGGTCATCAAGGCCGGGCAGTACGCTTATCGTGACCGGCGCGTCAAGAAGCGCGAATTCCGGGCGCTGTGGATCGTTCGCATCGGCGCGGCCAGCGTCGAGAACGGCCTGTCCTACAGCCGATTTATCAACGGGCTGTCGAAGGCCGGGATCGGCCTGGACCGCAAGGTGCTGGCTGACCTCGCCATCCATGACAAGCCCGCGTTCGCACAGCTGGTCGAGAAGGCCAAGGTGGCGCTCGCCTGA
- the pheS gene encoding phenylalanine--tRNA ligase subunit alpha, giving the protein MSESLDTLQEEARAAIAAAADLRALEALRVEWLGKKGRITERLKQLSELTGYERKAFGEKINRVKQAVSEALSARQQTLEAAALEAQLAAEAIDVSLPGRGPLAGGRHPLTRTLERIERLFNDLGFETVDGPEIEDDFHNFTALNIPALHPARAMHDTFYVDAGQGVLRTHTSPVQIRTLEALVSRGATPPVRVIAPGRVFRCDSDRTHSPMFHQVEGLYVAENVSFADLQHELNTFLARFFEREVTVRFRPSYFPFTEPSAEVDLLDERGRWLEVLGCGMVHPKVFEAVGLDPERYTGFAFGLGVERFAMLRYGVDDLRQFFNNDLRFLEQFR; this is encoded by the coding sequence ATGAGCGAATCACTGGATACTCTGCAGGAAGAAGCGCGTGCCGCCATTGCCGCCGCCGCAGATCTGCGCGCACTGGAGGCGCTGCGCGTCGAATGGCTGGGCAAAAAGGGGCGCATTACCGAACGTCTCAAGCAGCTGTCTGAACTGACCGGTTACGAGCGGAAGGCGTTCGGCGAGAAGATCAATCGCGTCAAGCAGGCCGTCTCGGAAGCGCTTTCGGCCCGACAGCAGACCCTGGAAGCCGCCGCCCTTGAAGCCCAGTTGGCGGCTGAGGCCATCGACGTCTCGCTGCCGGGGCGGGGGCCTCTGGCCGGCGGGCGGCATCCGCTGACGCGGACACTGGAGCGGATCGAGCGTCTGTTCAACGACCTCGGGTTCGAGACGGTTGACGGCCCCGAGATCGAGGACGATTTCCACAATTTCACCGCGCTCAACATTCCCGCGCTGCATCCCGCCCGGGCCATGCACGACACCTTCTACGTCGACGCCGGGCAGGGGGTGCTGCGCACCCATACCAGCCCGGTGCAGATCCGTACGCTGGAAGCGTTGGTGTCGCGTGGTGCTACGCCGCCGGTGCGGGTGATTGCTCCAGGGCGGGTGTTTCGTTGCGATTCCGATCGCACCCACAGCCCCATGTTTCATCAGGTGGAAGGGCTGTACGTGGCGGAGAATGTCTCTTTTGCCGACCTGCAGCACGAGCTCAACACGTTCCTCGCACGCTTCTTCGAGCGCGAAGTGACGGTGCGCTTCCGCCCCAGCTATTTTCCTTTTACCGAGCCGTCTGCCGAGGTGGATCTGCTCGACGAGCGTGGTCGCTGGCTGGAGGTTCTCGGCTGTGGGATGGTGCATCCGAAAGTATTCGAGGCGGTGGGACTCGATCCCGAGCGCTATACCGGCTTCGCGTTCGGCTTGGGCGTGGAGCGGTTCGCCATGCTCCGCTACGGGGTGGATGATCTCCGCCAGTTCTTCAACAACGACCTGCGCTTCCTCGAGCAGTTCCGCTGA
- the pheT gene encoding phenylalanine--tRNA ligase subunit beta — MKLSYNWLREWVPVGDSADALATRLTLSGLEAEAVPLTGALPEGVVVGHIVAVAPHPQADRLQVCSVDVGAAAPLSIVCGAANAREGLHVPCATVGARLPGGQTITQAKLRGVDSFGMLCSAQELGLAEKADGLLELDGDSRPGTPIEQYLSFDDQILNLELTPNRGDCLSIMGLAREVAAIQGVQMRRPNLPAAVVVGDRQARIDIAQPEGCPHYAGRLITRLRPGVRTPDWMRERLRRSGIRTIHPVVDVTNYVMIELGQPMHAFDLAKLEGGIQVRAARQGESLTLLNEQVVTLDHGELVIADERRALALAGVMGGVDSAVGEDTTAVFLESACFAPAAVAGTGRRHKLHSDSLYRFERGVDPGLQRAALDRASQLIVQLCGGDVHPVTQSGRLQPETVTVRLRAARVERLLGVAIASKDIEALLGRLGMTLRHDVGGTWQVRVPSYRTDVREEVDLIEEVARLHGYQAIPARPYAAALAVGAAPERRQPLASLRDRMVGRGWQEAVTLAFVDPAVQDVLLPEGEAVRLDNPLAETLGALRRTLWAGLLPAWLHNEQRQQRRVRLFEMAVCFERVDGVIAEQTRIGGLATGPVVPEHWDGAARPTDFYDLRADVEMLLGANLTRCRFEAAAHPALHPGQSARIVLDGVEIGWLGRLHPRVVQALDLPEAPLLFELVLAAVRDIPVPRAAPLSEFPSSRRDLAVEVPEALPADALLARARAVGGAHLVQARVFDVYRGKGLSDGCKSVAIGLIFNDNSRTLQAEDIDRAAHAILEDWRQRFGAVVRG, encoded by the coding sequence ATGAAACTGAGTTACAACTGGCTGCGTGAGTGGGTCCCTGTCGGCGATAGTGCCGATGCCTTGGCGACCCGCCTGACCCTCTCCGGGCTTGAAGCAGAGGCGGTGCCGTTGACCGGCGCCCTGCCAGAGGGCGTCGTTGTCGGCCACATCGTCGCGGTGGCGCCACATCCCCAGGCAGACCGTCTGCAGGTCTGTTCGGTGGACGTCGGCGCAGCGGCACCACTGAGCATTGTTTGCGGTGCTGCCAATGCCCGTGAGGGGCTCCATGTGCCTTGCGCCACCGTCGGCGCGCGCCTGCCGGGCGGTCAGACGATAACGCAGGCCAAGCTCCGTGGTGTCGACAGCTTCGGCATGCTCTGCTCAGCGCAGGAGCTGGGGCTTGCAGAGAAGGCGGACGGTCTGCTGGAACTTGATGGCGACAGCCGACCCGGCACGCCGATCGAGCAATACTTGTCATTCGATGATCAGATTCTCAATCTGGAACTGACACCGAATCGCGGCGACTGCCTGTCGATCATGGGGCTGGCGCGCGAGGTGGCCGCCATCCAGGGGGTGCAGATGCGCCGTCCGAATCTGCCGGCCGCAGTGGTGGTCGGCGACCGGCAGGCGCGCATCGATATCGCCCAGCCCGAAGGCTGCCCGCACTATGCAGGCCGGCTGATCACCCGCCTGCGGCCCGGCGTACGAACCCCGGACTGGATGCGGGAGCGGCTTCGCCGCAGTGGTATTCGCACCATCCATCCTGTGGTCGATGTCACCAATTACGTCATGATCGAGCTGGGCCAGCCGATGCATGCATTCGACCTTGCCAAGCTTGAAGGCGGCATTCAGGTGCGGGCAGCGCGGCAAGGGGAATCGCTGACCCTGCTGAACGAGCAGGTCGTCACGCTGGACCATGGCGAGTTGGTGATTGCCGATGAGCGCCGGGCGCTGGCCCTGGCTGGTGTCATGGGCGGCGTCGATTCCGCGGTGGGTGAGGACACCACCGCCGTCTTTCTGGAGTCGGCCTGTTTCGCGCCGGCTGCGGTCGCCGGCACCGGGCGGCGCCACAAGTTGCACTCGGATTCGCTTTACCGCTTCGAGCGGGGGGTGGACCCGGGCCTGCAGCGGGCCGCGCTCGACCGGGCGAGCCAGCTGATCGTGCAGCTGTGCGGTGGCGACGTGCATCCAGTCACCCAGAGCGGACGGCTGCAGCCGGAAACGGTCACCGTGCGGTTGCGCGCGGCGCGGGTCGAGCGGCTGCTGGGCGTTGCCATTGCGTCCAAGGACATCGAAGCCTTGCTCGGTCGGCTGGGGATGACCCTGCGTCACGACGTTGGCGGCACTTGGCAGGTGCGTGTCCCGAGTTACCGCACCGATGTCCGCGAGGAAGTGGATCTCATCGAGGAAGTCGCACGACTGCATGGCTACCAGGCGATTCCGGCGCGGCCCTATGCCGCGGCGTTGGCGGTCGGCGCTGCGCCCGAGCGACGGCAGCCGCTCGCGAGCCTGCGTGACCGTATGGTGGGGCGCGGCTGGCAAGAGGCGGTGACCCTCGCCTTTGTCGACCCGGCGGTGCAGGACGTCCTGCTGCCGGAAGGCGAGGCCGTGCGTCTCGACAATCCCCTCGCCGAGACCCTGGGTGCGCTGCGGCGGACGCTGTGGGCTGGCCTGCTGCCGGCCTGGCTGCACAACGAACAGCGTCAGCAGCGACGGGTTCGCCTGTTCGAAATGGCGGTCTGTTTCGAGCGGGTCGACGGCGTGATCGCCGAGCAGACGCGGATCGGCGGGCTGGCCACCGGGCCGGTGGTGCCGGAGCACTGGGATGGCGCGGCACGGCCCACCGACTTCTATGATCTTCGCGCCGATGTCGAGATGCTGCTGGGCGCCAATCTGACGCGCTGCCGTTTCGAAGCGGCCGCGCATCCGGCGTTGCACCCGGGCCAGAGCGCACGGATTGTGCTGGACGGGGTCGAGATCGGCTGGCTGGGGCGCCTTCACCCGCGGGTCGTGCAGGCACTGGACCTGCCGGAGGCCCCGCTCCTGTTCGAACTGGTGCTGGCGGCAGTCCGCGACATCCCGGTACCGCGTGCCGCCCCCTTGTCGGAGTTTCCCTCCAGCCGTCGCGACCTCGCGGTCGAAGTGCCCGAGGCCCTGCCCGCGGACGCCCTGCTGGCGCGTGCACGGGCGGTCGGTGGTGCGCACCTGGTGCAGGCCCGTGTCTTCGACGTCTACCGCGGCAAAGGCTTGAGCGATGGATGCAAAAGCGTCGCGATTGGCTTGATTTTCAACGATAATTCGCGCACGCTACAGGCAGAAGACATCGACCGCGCCGCGCACGCCATCCTGGAGGATTGGCGCCAGCGGTTTGGTGCGGTGGTTCGGGGGTAG
- a CDS encoding integration host factor subunit alpha has translation MALTKAELADALFDDLGLNKREAKEFVDLFFEEIRTRLEEGEEVKLSGFGNFELREKNRRPGRNPKTGEEIPISARRVVTFRPGQKLRLRVEADARG, from the coding sequence GTGGCGTTGACAAAGGCGGAGCTCGCAGACGCGCTGTTCGACGATCTGGGCCTCAACAAGCGCGAGGCCAAGGAGTTCGTCGATCTCTTTTTCGAGGAGATCCGGACGCGGCTGGAGGAAGGCGAAGAGGTCAAGCTGTCTGGCTTCGGCAATTTCGAGCTGCGCGAGAAAAACCGCCGCCCCGGCCGCAATCCGAAAACCGGGGAGGAAATCCCCATTTCAGCTCGTCGGGTGGTGACGTTCCGCCCCGGACAGAAGCTGCGCCTGCGAGTGGAAGCTGATGCGCGCGGTTGA